From the genome of Vicia villosa cultivar HV-30 ecotype Madison, WI linkage group LG2, Vvil1.0, whole genome shotgun sequence, one region includes:
- the LOC131651948 gene encoding RING-H2 finger protein ATL8-like, translating into MTRALRILTENINAAVTAPPPEAVALESDFVVILAALLCALICVVGLIAVARCAWLRRDSGTGNSPQQALANKGLKKKVLQSLPKFAYVDSNPTKWLATTECAICLSDFAAGDEIRVLPQCGHGFHVACIDTWLGSHSSCPSCRQILAVTRCQKCGRFPATGAEATAVNVSELESKSAEGSNVGANSNNNCNGGVSSSSSNNSGNHSHSVNSGFLP; encoded by the coding sequence ATGACACGAGCGCTAAGAATCCTCACCGAAAACATCAACGCCGCAGTAACAGCTCCGCCGCCGGAGGCCGTGGCGTTGGAGTCAGACTTCGTTGTGATTCTCGCAGCCTTGCTCTGTGCCTTGATATGCGTTGTCGGACTCATCGCCGTAGCCCGATGCGCGTGGCTCCGACGAGACTCCGGCACCGGAAACTCACCTCAGCAAGCTTTAGCCAACAAGGGACTAAAGAAGAAGGTTCTTCAATCGCTTCCGAAGTTCGCTTACGTCGATAGCAACCCTACGAAATGGCTGGCAACAACGGAATGCGCGATTTGTCTCTCTGATTTCGCCGCCGGCGACGAGATCCGTGTACTACCGCAGTGTGGACACGGATTTCACGTTGCTTGCATAGACACATGGCTTGGGTCCCACTCTTCTTGCCCTTCATGTAGACAGATTCTGGCGGTGACAAGGTGTCAGAAGTGTGGCCGGTTTCCGGCGACCGGAGCTGAAGCTACCGCCGTAAACGTCAGTGAACTAGAATCGAAATCTGCAGAAGGTAGCAATGTTGGTGCAAATAGTAATAATAACTGTAACGGGGGTGTTAGTAGCAGTAGTAGTAATAATTCTGGAAATCACAGCCACAGTGTAAACAGTGGGTTCTTGCCTTAA